A stretch of Macadamia integrifolia cultivar HAES 741 chromosome 7, SCU_Mint_v3, whole genome shotgun sequence DNA encodes these proteins:
- the LOC122084647 gene encoding zinc finger protein CONSTANS-LIKE 9-like: MGQLCNFCGEQRSMVYCRSDAAYLCLSCDRNVHSANALSRRHLRTLLCERCSSQSATVRCLEEKTSLCQNCDWSGHGSSTLGSTHQRQTINCYSGCPSAAELSKIWSFILDFPSADDSNCEKKLGLMSIDEDNISNCWEPTENISTIDLSVASRMKDVEDVDKSAMWVGSSSVPAPNPRPCRIDHPSGSVDPITAKLSCPGAKVLGVCEDNDLYEDFSVDDVDLNFKNYEELFGMFQNNSEQIFENGGIDTLFGTKDTSAVDSNSQGEIVAEGSLAGQIKALQPECSNAASADSIISSKTEPNLCFSSRQAHSSLSLSFSGLTEESNGGDYQDCGESSTILMGEPPWFPPCPDNSYPSASRDSAVMRYKAKRNNRRFEKKIRYASRKARADVRKRVKGRFVKAGDAYDYDPLCQTRSY; this comes from the exons ATGGGCCAGTTATGCAATTTCTGTGGGGAGCAACGATCAATGGTATATTGCCGCTCTGATGCTGCTTACTTATGTTTGTCCTGTGACCGGAATGTCCACTCTGCAAATGCCCTTTCTAGACGCCATTTAAGGACCCTCCTATGTGAAAGATGCAGTTCTCAATCTGCCACAGTTAGGTGTCTTGAAGAGAAAACATCACTTTGTCAAAATTGCGATTGGAGTGGGCATGGCAGCTCAACCTTGGGTTCAACACATCAGAGGCAGACAATCAACTGTTACTCAGGGTGCCCTTCTGCAGCAGAACTTTCTAAGATCTGGTCATTTATTTTGGACTTCCCATCTGCTGACGATTCTAATTGTGAAAAGAAATTGGGTTTAATGAGCATCGACGAGGACAACATCAGTAATTGTTGGGAGCCTACCGAAAATATCAGCACTATAGACCTTTCTGTTGCAAGTAGAATGAAAGACGTGGAAGATGTTGATAAGTCTGCTATGTGGGTGGGATCCTCTTCAGTGCCTGCACCGAATCCCAGGCCATGCAGAATAGATCATCCATCTGGATCTGTGGATCCAATCACAGCCAAG TTGAGCTGTCCTGGAGCAAAGGTCCTTGGAGTCTGTGAAGATAATGATCTTTATGAAGATTTCagtgtggatgatgttgatttGAACTTCAAGAATTATGAAGAACTATTTGGTATGTTCCAAAATAATTCAGAACAGATTTTTGAGAATGGTGGGATTGATACCTTGTTTGGGACAAAGGACACGTCTGCTGTGGATTCCAACAGTCAGGGTGAAATTGTTGCAGAG GGTTCTTTGGCTGGACAGATCAAAGCACTGCAGCCAGAATGTAGCAATGCAGCATCTGCTGATTCCATCATCAGCAGTAAAACAGAACCTAACCTCTGTTTTTCTTCAAGGCAAGCCCATTCAAGCCTCTCGCTTTCATTTTCTGGCCTGACTGAAGAAAGTAACGGTGGAGATTACCAAGACTGTGGTGAATCATCAACGATTTTAATGGGTGAGCCTCCGTGGTTTCCTCCCTGTCCAGATAATTCATATCCATCAGCTAGCAGGGACAGTGCTGTCATGCGTTACAAGGCCAAGAGGAATAATAGGAG GTTTGAGAAGAAAATCAGGTACGCCTCTCGCAAGGCCAGGGCTGATGTAAGAAAGCGTGTGAAGGGCCGGTTTGTTAAGGCAGGCGATGCTTATGACTATGACCCATTGTGCCAAACCAGAAGCTACTGA